In a genomic window of Carassius carassius chromosome 43, fCarCar2.1, whole genome shotgun sequence:
- the LOC132124889 gene encoding histone H1-like codes for MAETAPAPAAAAPPAKAPKKKSAAKAKKAGPGVGELILKAVSASKERSGVSLAALKKALAAGGYDVEKNNSRVKLAIKSLVTKGALLQVKGTGASGSFKISKKQTETKKKPAKKAAPKAKKPAAKKPAAAKKPKSAAAKKPAAKKSPKKAKKPAAAAAKKATKSPKKAKKLAAPKKAAKSPKKAKAAKPKAAKPKAAKPKKAAPKKK; via the coding sequence ATGGCAGAAACCGCTCCAGCCCCGGCCGCTGCCGCCCCGCCGGCCAAAGCGCCCAAGAAGAAGTCCGCCGCCAAAGCCAAGAAAGCAGGTCCAGGCGTCGGTGAGCTGATCCTCAAAGCCGTGTCCGCGTCCAAGGAGAGGAGCGGCGTGTCGCTCGCCGCCCTGAAGAAAGCTCTCGCCGCCGGCGGCTACGACGTGGAGAAGAACAACTCCCGCGTCAAGCTCGCCATCAAGAGCCTGGTGACTAAAGGCGCCCTGCTGCAGGTCAAAGGGACCGGCGCCTCCGGCTCCTTCAAGATAAGCAAGAAGCAAACCGAGACCAAGAAAAAACCGGCGAAGAAAGCGGCTCCCAAAGCGAAGAAGCCCGCGGCCAAGAAACCCGCTGCAGCCAAGAAGCCCAAGAGCGCAGCGGCAAAGAAGCCCGCCGCTAAGAAATCGCCCAAGAAGGCCAAGAAACCCGCCGCTGCAGCTGCCAAGAAGGCGACGAAGAGCCCCAAGAAGGCGAAGAAGCTGGCCGCACCCAAGAAAGCAGCCAAGAGCCCCAAAAAAGCCAAGGCTGCCAAACCCAAGGCAGCAAAGCCAAAAGCTGCCAAGCCCAAAAAGGCAGCCCCCAAGAAGAAATAA